A single region of the Montipora capricornis isolate CH-2021 chromosome 13, ASM3666992v2, whole genome shotgun sequence genome encodes:
- the LOC138028870 gene encoding tyrosine-protein kinase receptor Tie-1-like isoform X1: MVLIEYIPCGDLLGYLRKSRGLNDTYYNNPDIKPETNLTSEQLMKFAWQVADGMSHLSSKKIIHRDLAARNVLVGEGEKCKVTDFGMARNVEQDDIYTRKSRGRLPVKWTAYEALLYRVYTTQSDVWSYGVLLYEIFTVGGSPYPDTNARLIADKIQEGYRMPKPRHVDNKLYEIMMKCWEEEPSNRPTFEKLRKTMKDMERNHKMYVNLSQYDTKLYANITDQE, encoded by the exons ATGGTCTTGATTGAGTATATCCCCTGTGGGGACCTCTTGGGATACCTGAGAAAGAGCCGAGGACTGAACGACACTTACTATAACAACCCGGATATAAAACCGGAGACCAATCTGACATCGGAACAGCTGATGAAATTCGCTTGGCAGGTTGCTGATGGGATGAGCCACTTGTCTTCGAAAAAG ATAATCCATCGGGACTTGGCAGCGAGAAATGTTCTTGTTGGTGAAGGAGAGAAGTGCAAAGTGACAGATTTTGGGATGGCGAGGAATGTGGAACAGGATGATATTTATACCAGAAAAAGTCGG GGCCGGTTGCCTGTTAAGTGGACTGCATATGAGGCCTTGCTTTACCGAGTGTACACGACACAAAGTGACGT GTGGAGTTATGGCGTTCTTCTCTACGAAATCTTTACAGTAG GTGGATCTCCATACCCGGACACAAACGCTAGACTTATTGCGGATAAAATCCAGGAAGGATACAGAATGCCTAAGCCAAGACATGTGGATAACAAACT GTATGAAATCATGATGAAGTGTTGGGAAGAAGAGCCAAGTAATCGACCTACATTTGAAAAGCTGAGGAAAACAATGAAGGATATGGAGAGGAATCACAAG aTGTACGTGAACCTCAGTCAGTACGACACAAAACTGTATGCTAATATAACtgatcaagagtga
- the LOC138028870 gene encoding tyrosine-protein kinase receptor Tie-1-like isoform X2: protein MARCQIIHRDLAARNVLVGEGEKCKVTDFGMARNVEQDDIYTRKSRGRLPVKWTAYEALLYRVYTTQSDVWSYGVLLYEIFTVGGSPYPDTNARLIADKIQEGYRMPKPRHVDNKLYEIMMKCWEEEPSNRPTFEKLRKTMKDMERNHKMYVNLSQYDTKLYANITDQE from the exons ATGGCGCGTTGCCAG ATAATCCATCGGGACTTGGCAGCGAGAAATGTTCTTGTTGGTGAAGGAGAGAAGTGCAAAGTGACAGATTTTGGGATGGCGAGGAATGTGGAACAGGATGATATTTATACCAGAAAAAGTCGG GGCCGGTTGCCTGTTAAGTGGACTGCATATGAGGCCTTGCTTTACCGAGTGTACACGACACAAAGTGACGT GTGGAGTTATGGCGTTCTTCTCTACGAAATCTTTACAGTAG GTGGATCTCCATACCCGGACACAAACGCTAGACTTATTGCGGATAAAATCCAGGAAGGATACAGAATGCCTAAGCCAAGACATGTGGATAACAAACT GTATGAAATCATGATGAAGTGTTGGGAAGAAGAGCCAAGTAATCGACCTACATTTGAAAAGCTGAGGAAAACAATGAAGGATATGGAGAGGAATCACAAG aTGTACGTGAACCTCAGTCAGTACGACACAAAACTGTATGCTAATATAACtgatcaagagtga